A stretch of Bacteroidia bacterium DNA encodes these proteins:
- a CDS encoding acetyl-CoA carboxylase carboxyltransferase subunit alpha: protein MSSVILDFEKPIIELEEKLTLMKKMAEESKLDISGPIKELEAKILQLKKNTYQNLTRWQRVQLSRHPDRPYTLDYIYGLCSDFVELHGDRHVRDDKAIVGGLGTFEGQTVMFIGHQKGRDTKQRQYRNFGMANPEGYRKALRLMKLAEKFNKPVITFIDTPGAYPGIEAEERGQGEAIARNLFEMSTLRVPIICVVIGEGASGGALGIGVGDRVFMLENTWYSVISPESCSSILWRSWDYKEQAAEALRLTAKDMLELKLIDGIIKEPLGGAHQDPKGMLKNLRKVLKHQLAELREIDIDTLVRQRIQKFTSMGVVVEAE, encoded by the coding sequence ATGTCTAGCGTAATTTTAGACTTTGAGAAGCCAATTATTGAGCTAGAAGAAAAGCTTACCTTAATGAAAAAAATGGCTGAAGAAAGTAAGTTGGACATATCAGGACCGATTAAGGAGTTAGAGGCTAAGATTTTACAACTGAAAAAAAATACTTATCAGAATTTAACTCGTTGGCAGCGCGTACAACTTTCTCGCCATCCTGACAGACCTTACACATTAGACTATATCTATGGTTTATGCAGTGATTTTGTAGAGCTACATGGGGATAGACACGTCAGAGATGATAAGGCTATAGTAGGAGGTTTGGGGACATTTGAGGGACAAACTGTGATGTTTATTGGTCATCAAAAAGGGCGTGATACTAAGCAAAGGCAATACCGCAACTTTGGCATGGCTAATCCCGAAGGCTACCGAAAGGCACTTCGTTTAATGAAACTTGCTGAAAAATTTAATAAGCCTGTCATTACCTTTATTGATACTCCTGGGGCATATCCAGGAATTGAAGCCGAAGAGCGCGGACAAGGGGAAGCAATAGCCCGCAATTTGTTTGAGATGTCTACTTTGCGTGTGCCTATTATTTGTGTAGTAATTGGGGAAGGTGCTTCGGGGGGAGCGTTGGGCATAGGTGTGGGCGATAGAGTGTTTATGTTGGAGAATACTTGGTATTCAGTTATTTCACCTGAGTCTTGTTCTAGTATTTTGTGGCGTAGTTGGGACTACAAAGAACAAGCCGCAGAAGCGCTTCGTTTGACAGCAAAAGATATGTTAGAGCTTAAATTGATTGATGGGATTATTAAAGAACCACTTGGGGGCGCTCATCAAGATCCCAAAGGTATGTTGAAAAACCTTCGTAAAGTGCTTAAACACCAACTTGCAGAATTGAGAGAGATAGATATAGATACTCTTGTACGGCAAAGAATACAAAAATTTACCTCTATGGGGGTAGTAGTTGAAGCGGAATAA
- the radC gene encoding DNA repair protein RadC codes for MKKNNSNRFKEREKSTLPREKMGLLGADKLTDAELLAIILGSGTKGKDVLSLCNEILHYYEGLFHLGNASWQELTQISGLGEAKAKMLNAVFELAKRREQEIRNRTLLHIKGVEHAKEYIQSHFPNLYADSNVEYFYVIYLNRANAVVLSKEISQGGFSSTVVDVRVILRYALQASASAMILVHNHPSGNPQPSNEDIMLTKKIKDAAKLMDVNVLDHIIVTYKETFSFVDNDLL; via the coding sequence ATGAAAAAAAATAACTCAAATCGCTTCAAGGAGAGAGAAAAATCTACGCTTCCCCGAGAAAAAATGGGTCTGCTGGGCGCAGATAAATTAACTGATGCCGAACTTTTAGCTATTATTTTAGGTTCAGGCACAAAAGGTAAAGATGTACTTAGTCTGTGCAATGAAATTTTACACTATTATGAAGGATTATTTCATTTGGGAAATGCTTCCTGGCAGGAACTTACTCAAATATCAGGCTTGGGAGAAGCCAAAGCTAAAATGCTCAACGCTGTTTTTGAACTAGCTAAACGAAGAGAACAAGAAATACGTAACCGTACTCTGTTACACATTAAAGGCGTAGAACATGCTAAGGAATACATTCAATCTCATTTTCCTAACTTGTACGCAGATAGTAACGTGGAATACTTTTATGTTATCTACCTTAACAGAGCAAATGCCGTAGTACTTTCCAAAGAAATTAGCCAAGGTGGATTCTCATCTACCGTAGTAGATGTAAGGGTAATTTTAAGATATGCTTTGCAAGCTAGCGCTAGTGCCATGATTTTAGTCCATAATCACCCTTCTGGTAATCCACAACCGAGTAACGAAGATATTATGCTAACTAAAAAAATCAAAGATGCTGCAAAATTGATGGATGTCAATGTATTAGACCACATTATTGTAACATACAAAGAAACGTTCAGCTTTGTAGATAATGACCTACTCTAA
- a CDS encoding DUF5522 domain-containing protein, translated as MNTSLEPEDYYINEQGYIVFTEKYHLKRGYCCLNGCKHCPYGFNKKVKAKTTHSSPNKNEKK; from the coding sequence ATGAACACTTCCCTAGAACCCGAAGATTACTACATCAATGAGCAAGGATACATTGTATTTACAGAAAAATATCACCTCAAGCGAGGTTACTGCTGCTTGAATGGCTGCAAACACTGCCCATACGGCTTTAACAAAAAAGTAAAAGCCAAAACTACTCACTCTAGCCCAAATAAAAATGAAAAAAAATAA
- a CDS encoding porin, with protein MCFSVFVTNTSLFNLLAQQDSSQKLHFEGYLETYYSYDLNASGKNDKPPFLCSYNRNNELNINIGLIQAGYNTTKTRTQLGLMVGTYANVNLAHEPDLLKNIFEAYAGLKLLNLRDIWIDAGIFSSHIGFESAIGKNCWNLTRGITAENTPYYESGAKLSYRTPNQKWLICFLYLNGWQRIQRLSGNFTPAWGHQVMYTGKNDFVVNSSTFVGSLEPDSLRKMRYFHDFYTQFYLTKRLGCIISFDIGVQQKSKNSSNYNLWYSWSIVSKYTFSDHSSIAARVEYYFDDKQVTIFTHTPNGFQTFGYSLNFDYSLYKNTIFRIEARSFYSKDAIFLLRTKPTHTYYFMTTSLAVSF; from the coding sequence TTGTGCTTTTCGGTCTTTGTAACAAATACAAGTTTATTCAATTTACTCGCACAACAAGATAGCAGCCAAAAATTGCATTTTGAGGGATATTTAGAAACATACTACTCTTATGATTTGAACGCATCAGGCAAGAATGACAAACCTCCGTTTTTGTGTTCCTACAATAGGAATAATGAACTCAATATCAATATAGGTTTGATTCAAGCAGGTTACAATACAACAAAGACTAGAACTCAACTAGGACTGATGGTAGGTACGTACGCCAATGTAAATTTAGCCCACGAACCCGATTTGCTCAAAAATATTTTTGAAGCATACGCAGGTTTGAAACTTTTGAATTTGAGGGACATCTGGATAGATGCAGGAATATTTAGTTCGCATATTGGCTTTGAGAGTGCCATAGGTAAAAACTGCTGGAATTTAACTCGGGGAATTACTGCGGAAAATACGCCTTACTATGAAAGTGGGGCAAAGTTATCTTACCGCACACCGAACCAAAAATGGCTTATCTGTTTTTTATATCTCAACGGTTGGCAGCGAATTCAACGCTTGTCAGGTAATTTTACACCTGCATGGGGACATCAAGTTATGTACACAGGTAAAAATGACTTTGTAGTCAATAGTAGCACATTTGTAGGAAGTTTAGAACCTGATAGCTTGCGAAAAATGCGATATTTTCATGACTTTTACACACAATTTTATCTTACTAAACGTTTGGGGTGTATTATCAGCTTTGACATAGGAGTGCAGCAAAAAAGCAAAAATAGTAGCAACTACAATCTTTGGTACTCGTGGAGTATAGTTTCAAAGTATACTTTTTCAGACCATAGCAGTATTGCAGCAAGGGTAGAATACTATTTTGACGATAAACAAGTTACTATTTTCACTCATACGCCGAACGGCTTTCAAACTTTTGGCTATTCGCTAAATTTTGACTATTCCTTGTACAAAAATACAATCTTCCGCATAGAGGCACGTAGTTTTTACAGTAAGGATGCTATATTTCTATTGCGAACAAAACCTACACATACCTACTACTTTATGACTACCAGCTTAGCGGTTTCTTTCTAA